The Corynebacterium jeddahense genome has a window encoding:
- a CDS encoding MBL fold metallo-hydrolase has translation MQLTILGCSGSLAAPGNPASSYVISVPGETDVVMDFGPGALAAMQERFDPSAAHVIFSHLHADHCSDFPSLLVWRRYHPTAPAEQRHRLIGPSYAPEHLGRMSADAPGEQDDFTDTFEFTTWRAGQPEQLSGLTITPFDVVHPAQESHALRIEDAAGKVITFSGDSGSTPTLIDAARDADLFLCEAAWGATSEGKAEGMHLSGKEAGSIAREAGVKTLVLVHIQPWTDPEDVLAAARTEFDGEIILGKAGATFEP, from the coding sequence ATGCAGTTGACCATCCTCGGGTGCTCCGGGAGCCTGGCCGCGCCCGGTAACCCAGCTTCCTCCTACGTCATCTCCGTGCCTGGTGAAACGGATGTGGTGATGGACTTCGGTCCGGGAGCGCTCGCCGCCATGCAGGAGCGGTTCGACCCGTCTGCGGCGCACGTCATCTTCAGTCATCTTCATGCCGACCACTGCTCGGACTTCCCGTCGCTTTTGGTCTGGCGTCGCTACCACCCCACGGCCCCTGCGGAGCAGCGCCACCGCCTGATCGGCCCCTCGTACGCGCCGGAGCACTTGGGGCGCATGAGCGCGGACGCGCCGGGGGAGCAGGATGATTTCACCGACACCTTCGAGTTCACCACTTGGCGCGCCGGGCAGCCGGAGCAGCTCAGTGGGCTGACGATCACCCCGTTCGACGTGGTCCACCCGGCTCAGGAGTCGCATGCGCTGCGCATCGAGGACGCTGCTGGCAAGGTCATCACGTTCTCCGGCGACTCCGGATCCACGCCAACGCTCATCGACGCAGCGCGTGACGCTGATTTATTCCTCTGCGAAGCCGCGTGGGGCGCTACCTCCGAGGGTAAGGCAGAGGGCATGCATCTATCCGGCAAGGAAGCCGGCAGCATCGCTCGCGAAGCCGGTGTGAAGACCCTGGTGTTAGTGCACATCCAGCCGTGGACGGACCCGGAAGACGTCCTCGCTGCCGCTCGCACCGAGTTCGACGGGGAGATCATCCTGGGCAAAGCCGGGGCCACCTTCGAGCCGTAA